aaaaggtcatatCTAACTAAATTTGTGATTAACTTGTTTGTTCACTCTTAATGGTAGTAACTATAGCctatttgttaatttgttaatttgttaatttgaatttgatagtCTTTCACGTCTGTTCTGTCGTCTCTCGTGTCTTTTATTTTTCCATTCCTTCCTTTTGTGATTCTTATTTTTCCTTTTGTCTTGTCTTTTCTGTTTCCATCTCATGAGTTTCTcgtgaagttcacatgaataagCGATAGATTCTGGTTGACATGTCGCTGGATCTCCTCCAGTAACTGTAAATGTCTTGGTTACCATGTTGGTTTCCTGGTTACATTCACTCACAGACACATCGAATCTGCAGCCCACTGTAAATAAACAACAGAACAATAAAGATCTATCCAGGTTATATACGaagtatgttttgaaaaaatatttgatagtGCGTGTGTTTAGTGCATCTATTAAATGTTACCACTATGTAGTAAATGGAACACATGTGTATTTGAAGGTATTTGGCGAACAATAAGCAAGATAAGCAATCTTAAAATCGGTAAgcagttttgtttttgaatttgtttttatcgaAGAATCATGTGGTATTGGTTATTTATGAGTTCTGAATAAAGTGCGTGAtaactagattttttttctgttaagacaCAGTCGTCAAACAGAACAAGATATACGTAGCTTTTCTAAAACTAATGAAAGAAATACAACTCTTACTGAAATTTTATATCCATTGCGAACATTGTTATGTTGATATTACAAAGTACAACTTTACCTTCTTCCATATTTTAGCGTTTAACATTATATCTATATTTCTGGAAATGAAGCTTTCAATACTATAGTACGATGAACCATAATTTGTTAAATTGCTAGGGTATCTCGAAGCTATGAAAACATGCAatactttgttttaaatactagaaatttgtacatattcttattatagatttatttttaaggagattacttttcattttataatattagcTTTGATTAAACAAAGTTTCTAAACTATATCTACTAGACTATAATAGTGTAAAACTTTCATGTTGCTTTTCTTTTATCTTTCCTTTGAATTCATATGTTGTAAAATTAATGTGATAAAAGGTGTTCACTTACTTCCGAATTTCTCCTTCAAGCCTTTCTTGTGTTTCTTCAGTCTGTTCTTATGTTCCCTGTGTTCAGCAAACTTTGCCTTTCGTTCAAACTTCTTTGCTTTCCATGCTTTGATCTGTTCCAGATGTTCACATGGGATAGACTTTGTTTGAGTTGGAACACAGTCTGAAGGTGACCCCTGTTTCAGGTTCAAGGTCATAGATACAGTGTTTGATGTTAAATCACAGTCTCCCCAATCTCCACGCTCGTATCGGCATCCtacagaataaataaaaataaggagatgtggtatgattgccaatgagacaactttttaccaaatttcaaatgaagtggatggcAGCAATTATGGGtaaccgtacggtcttcaaccaTCAATACCAAGATTAATTGTTCAATTTGTTATAAAGCGGGTACATTATTTTGTAGTAAAGtcttatattgatatatagCGAGGGTTTTAAAGAAAATCTTGTTCGTGACAAATAGAATTACATTTATTACGGGAACAATGTTCCTGTAACTACGAAAGCCGATAAGTGTTattcataatgaaaaaaatgaattcaaaattcaaaattcaaaactcaaaaaataaatattgcgAAAACATAACACGCGTTCCTGGTATGATCAGAATATGCAAAATGGCACCAAAGAAGCAACCTGTATGtattaaaaattacaatttttatgtaaagatttgaaaatttacattcATCAGTTACAAaagactcttcagtgatgctcaggcctaaatatttgaaaatccaaagcttattaaaagatgaagagctataaacCCAAGCCCGGCAAGGAATCATATCTTTGCATGAGGGCGAATTCTAGAAATCTAAACTTTCTTTTTTGGATGTATGCTTTTAAATTCGCCCTTGGCAAACACAACGATTTAGTTTTCTCATTGCgtaatgaatattaaaataagaagatgtggtagtattgccaatgatacaactttcCATCAAAAGTCAAATGATATATAAGTTAAACCGTATAAAAAatcgttcggccttcaacaatgaccaaaataTATACCGTATTGTCGGCTTTAAAAGACATcgacatgaaaaatacaaatgaattcaATACACTGCACCGTgagtaaataagaaaaaaaaactaatatcaAATGAACTCAGTTTCATTAATTAAGCTCAAATTAACAATGTGTTTGGAAATTAATGTAGAGTGTGTGATAATTGGTTTACTTACTCATCTTGTCTTTGCCCCTCCTATGTCTTTTAGCGGAGGCAAGCGCTATGAAGACAAAACATAACACAGCAATTTGTAGCTTCATCCTGCAAGTAATAAAGCAAgcttattaataaaattatagatGCTGAAAACATTAAGTGCTGTCTTTTCAAATGGTAAAACGTATAATCAATACTAACACGATctggccgttagttttctcgtttgaatggtttaacatttgtaatttgGGGGCATTaaaagctgactatgtggtattgttttgttcattgttgaaggccgcacggtgacctatagttgaaaATGTCATTAAGTatttggtggagagttgtctcattgccttTTATACAACGTCTTCCGTTACTTTTATAGTGAAAGCCAAAAAGGTTCACCTGTCGGCTTGCAGCTTATATGTTAAGATATCAAGGCACAGAAAACACGATAATTATAAATCCAAACTTTTGTATATAGAAAGTAGCAATAATCTATTCTATATGACTTTGTATTTTGATGCGCAAATATTTAGCAAAAGAATGCTTCATAATTATCAAACTTTGAATAATTCATTGAAAGGACATCATGAAAGGTTATAGAGAGAGATATAAAACGtttactttatcatgtttatattttcgCATCCGAGTAGATATAACTCATTGATTatcgtttttatttatttatataatactttGGTTGCTTTGCAGTGTATtccattatttatttcatattttatgctTTAGTACTAGCAGTTAAACAGttgtaacatattttaaacaaggTAGAGGGATGAAATGACCGTGATAGCAACAGGTCAGATGTTCTGTAGTAAacaacataatttaaatatgaatatggTCAGGGTCATTTATTTGTAGTTGACTAGATGGTAACTGGTAGTGACCATTAAATAACTATTGTTGTCATAGTCATAAACTGTACTGCCCTTTGTAAAGGCTTCAttgttaaatacatgtttattgaaGATACCGAATGGAAATCTTTATTATTCATTGATAATAAATTCTAGCAAGAGATGTCGGGGCTcgtaaaataataagaaatgaGAGAAGATAGAGaagattcaaatataaaattcgtatcattgaaaatttttaaaacctAAACTGACTATAATAATAAGGTACAT
This is a stretch of genomic DNA from Mytilus trossulus isolate FHL-02 chromosome 6, PNRI_Mtr1.1.1.hap1, whole genome shotgun sequence. It encodes these proteins:
- the LOC134721844 gene encoding uncharacterized protein LOC134721844, with protein sequence MKLQIAVLCFVFIALASAKRHRRGKDKMRCRYERGDWGDCDLTSNTVSMTLNLKQGSPSDCVPTQTKSIPCEHLEQIKAWKAKKFERKAKFAEHREHKNRLKKHKKGLKEKFGMGCRFDVSVSECNQETNMVTKTFTVTGGDPATCQPESIAYSCELHEKLMRWKQKRQDKRKNKNHKRKEWKNKRHERRQNRRERLSNSN